TTCTACTACGATCTCGATTTGTTCAGCGACTTCACATACTTCCTCGCCAGTCCCGAAGGAGACCAGTTTGAACAGAAGGACAAGCGTTGGGTGGGCGGCGTGAAGGCGAGTCACACATTCTTCGGCCAATGGATTGATCGAGAGATGGAGAACACGATTGGTCTTCAGCTCCGCAGCGACTCCATCGAAAATGGGTTGTTTCAGACGGTTAACCGGCGACGCACCGACAAGCTCGACCACGAAGGAAACGTGATTCCCGCAGTGACGCGGAGCGATGAGGTTTTTGAAACCAGCGTGTCGCCTTATTTTGAAAACAGAATTCATTGGCATGAGAAAATCCGGTCTGTGCTCGGTCTGCGTGCGGACTACTACCACTTCGATGTGGATGGCAACGATGCGGCAAACGATGGCGGGGAGGACGATGCCATTGTGAGTCCGAAGGCCAGCCTCATCATTGGGCCCTGGGCACAGACTGAATTCTATTTGAGCGGCGGCCTTGGATTCCATAGCAATGACGGCCGCGGCGTCGCGTCACCGGGTGATCCGGCTGATCCGCTGGTGCGGACGTACGGCGCGGAAGCAGGAGTTCGAAACACGGCGGTCTCCGGCCTGCAAAGCACAATTTCTGTTTGGTGGCTGGACAGCGATTCAGAATTGCTCTTTGTCGGAGACGCGGGGACGACGGAAGCGAGCCGTCCCAGCCGCCGCTACGGGGTTGAGCTGGCCAACTATTACAAGCCCGTGCCATGGCTGGCGTTCGATGGGGACATGTCGTTTTCGCACGCTGAGTTTCGGGATAGCGATCCGTCTGGAGACCACATTCCTGGGTCGATTGAAAGCGTCATCGCGGCGGGCATCACGCTTGAACAGCAGGGCGAACGCGGATTTTTTGGCGGGGTGCGCCTTCGCTATTTTGGGCCGCGTCCGTTGGTTGAAGACGATAGTGTTCGTTCTGCTGAAACGATTCTCTTAAGTGCGCGCGCAGGCTACCGTTTCAACAAGCATTGGACCCTTGCGGTGGAAGCGTTCAACCTGCTGGATCGCAAAGAAAATGAGATCGAGTATTATTACCCCTCGCGTCTGGCTGGCGAAGGTGCAGGTCCGGTCGAGGGCGGATACAATGATCGCCACTTCCATCCAGTCGATCCAATTTCGTTTCGCGTCGCATTGA
The window above is part of the Verrucomicrobiia bacterium genome. Proteins encoded here:
- a CDS encoding TonB-dependent receptor — protein: MKYKASSDVRVGRKSIVRRNPLAGARATTVALMCMACSGVHGQENPAPASSPARDGFNEQTRLPEVVVRGRSDSLIGIADAASQGTVGAEQLDQRTLSRPGEVLETVPGLIITQHSGAGKANQFFLRGFNLDHGTDFATSVDGVPVNLPTHGHGQGYTDLNFIIPELVERVNFHKGPYYAELGDFSSAGAADLQYFRSLEQSIAQVEGGSFGYARGLFVSSPKVGAGQLLYGLELFHNDGPWKNPDDYRRINGVLRFSQGDNAFGWSVTGMAYAGDWNSTDQIARRALDQPAFNRFDSLNTSDGGDSHRYSLSAEWHRADENSATKVMAYGFYYDLDLFSDFTYFLASPEGDQFEQKDKRWVGGVKASHTFFGQWIDREMENTIGLQLRSDSIENGLFQTVNRRRTDKLDHEGNVIPAVTRSDEVFETSVSPYFENRIHWHEKIRSVLGLRADYYHFDVDGNDAANDGGEDDAIVSPKASLIIGPWAQTEFYLSGGLGFHSNDGRGVASPGDPADPLVRTYGAEAGVRNTAVSGLQSTISVWWLDSDSELLFVGDAGTTEASRPSRRYGVELANYYKPVPWLAFDGDMSFSHAEFRDSDPSGDHIPGSIESVIAAGITLEQQGERGFFGGVRLRYFGPRPLVEDDSVRSAETILLSARAGYRFNKHWTLAVEAFNLLDRKENEIEYYYPSRLAGEGAGPVEGGYNDRHFHPVDPISFRVALTARF